In Mus musculus strain C57BL/6J chromosome 9, GRCm38.p6 C57BL/6J, one genomic interval encodes:
- the Rdh8 gene encoding retinol dehydrogenase 8 — protein sequence MASQQRTVLISGCSSGIGLELALQLAHDPRQRYQVVATMRDLGKKEPLEAAAGEALGKTLSVVQLDVCNDESVTDCLSHIEGGQVDVLVNNAGVGLVGPLEGLSLATMQSVFNTNFFGAVRLVKAVLPGMKRRRQGHIVVVSSVMGLQGVMFNDVYAASKFALEGFFESLAIQLRQFNIFISMVEPGPVTTDFEGKLLAQVSKAEFPDTDPDTLGYFRDLYLPASRELFRSVGQSPRDVAQVIAKVIGTTRPPLRRQTNTRYLPLTALKAMDPSGSLYVKTAHRLLFRWPHLLNLGLRCLACGCLPTRVWPRQTEQN from the exons ATGGCCTCTCAGCAGCGGACGGTGCTCATCTCTGGCTGCTCTTCGGGGATCGGCCTTGAACTAGCGCTTCAGCTGGCTCATGACCCCAGGCAGCGTTACCAGG TGGTGGCCACCATGAGGGACCTGGGGAAGAAGGAGCCATTGGAGGCAGCTGCTGGAGAAGCTCTTGGAAAGACCCTCAGCGTGGTCCAGCTGGACGTGTGCAATGATGAATCAGTGACTGACTGTCTCAGCCACATCGAGGGAGGACAAGTGGATGTGCTAG TGAACAATGCAGGAGTAGGCCTTGTGGGGCCCCTGGAGGGACTCAGCCTAGCCACCATGCAGAGCGTGTTCAACACCAACTTTTTTGGAGCTGTCCGTCTGGTCAAAGCTGTGCTTCCAGGCATGAAGAGGAGGCGTCAGGGCCACATCGTGGTGGTCAGCAGTGTTATGGGGCTTCAGG GTGTCATGTTCAATGACGTCTATGCAGCCTCCAAGTTTGCCCTAGAAGGGTTCTTTGAGAGTCTCGCTATCCAGCTGCGACAATTCAATATCTT CATCTCAATGGTGGAGCCAGGCCCAGTCACCACTGACTTTGAAGGAAAACTTCTGGCTCAGGTTTCCAAGGCGGAGTTCCCAGACACGGACCCTGACACCCTGGGCTACTTCCGGGACTTGTACCTCCCAGCCTCCAGGGAGCTCTTCCGCTCTGTGGGACAGAGCCCACGGGATGTGGCCCAG GTCATTGCCAAGGTCATCGGTACCACCAGACCCCCACTCCGCAGACAGACCAACACTCGCTACCTCCCACTGACAGCGCTTAAGGCCATGGACCCCTCTGGAAGCCTGTATGTGAAAACTGCCCACAGGCTCCTTTTTCGCTGGCCTCACCTCCTCAACCTTGGTCTCCGATGCCTGGCCTGTGGCTGCCTCCCAACACGTGTGTGGCCTAGACAAACAGAGCAGAACTGA